The following proteins are co-located in the Mesorhizobium sp. M1E.F.Ca.ET.045.02.1.1 genome:
- a CDS encoding HlyD family type I secretion periplasmic adaptor subunit, giving the protein MRDVLPRLFAFLPSYAWFDAGQRSSLEAPGSIGPSLVCGLAVTCLLIAGGGLWLGFTKIAGAVIAPATVVVESSTKKVQHQTGGTISGIFAQDGDHVRAGNVLVRLDDTLPRANLQIISEDLDRATVRLARLEAERQGLATMPLPASLQAEMSKPDLAALVNGERALFETRASELAGQKALLKSQTQQIERQLEGLKAQQVAMDESAALLGRDLTDVDALYSKKLVSKERLSNVRLDATRAKGESGRLAAAVAEAQTKISETELQILQLDEKRRSDVTTELRETEAKRTELNERRIVALDELTKTEIRAPQSGTIQQSTVHTVGGVVAPGELLMTIVPDADNLVVDALIPPPRVDDVRSGQPVSIRFPAFDGGTTPACQGTVKWISADLIKDQQRQVSYFSARIGVENKADCLTDAKELKPGMPAEVHISTDRHSVWSYLLKPLTDQMSRAFR; this is encoded by the coding sequence ATGCGTGATGTCTTGCCCCGCCTCTTTGCGTTCCTGCCATCTTACGCCTGGTTCGATGCCGGTCAGCGTTCCTCGCTCGAGGCCCCTGGCAGCATCGGACCCAGCCTGGTGTGCGGACTGGCGGTCACGTGCCTGCTCATTGCTGGCGGAGGGCTATGGCTTGGCTTCACCAAGATAGCGGGTGCGGTGATCGCCCCCGCAACCGTGGTGGTCGAAAGCAGTACCAAGAAGGTCCAGCACCAGACCGGCGGCACGATCAGCGGCATCTTTGCCCAAGATGGCGATCATGTTCGGGCCGGCAACGTGCTGGTCCGGCTGGACGATACGCTGCCGCGGGCGAACCTGCAGATCATCAGCGAGGATCTCGACCGCGCCACGGTGCGGCTTGCCCGGCTGGAGGCCGAACGCCAGGGGCTGGCGACCATGCCGCTTCCAGCCAGCCTGCAGGCGGAAATGAGCAAGCCGGACCTGGCTGCACTGGTCAATGGCGAGCGTGCCCTGTTCGAAACGCGGGCGTCGGAATTGGCAGGGCAAAAGGCGCTTCTGAAGAGCCAGACACAGCAAATCGAGCGTCAGCTCGAGGGCCTGAAGGCCCAGCAGGTGGCGATGGATGAATCGGCGGCGTTGCTCGGCCGCGACCTGACGGACGTGGATGCTCTCTATTCGAAGAAACTGGTTTCGAAAGAGCGGTTGAGCAATGTGAGACTGGACGCGACACGGGCCAAAGGCGAGTCCGGCCGGCTGGCGGCGGCGGTCGCGGAAGCCCAGACCAAGATCAGCGAGACCGAGCTGCAAATCCTGCAGCTCGATGAAAAAAGGCGCAGCGATGTGACGACCGAGTTGCGCGAAACGGAAGCCAAGCGGACCGAACTCAACGAACGCAGGATCGTCGCTCTGGACGAACTGACCAAGACGGAAATCCGCGCCCCGCAATCCGGAACCATACAACAGTCCACCGTCCACACGGTGGGTGGTGTAGTCGCCCCCGGGGAGTTGCTGATGACGATCGTCCCCGATGCGGACAATCTTGTCGTGGACGCGCTCATTCCTCCGCCTCGAGTGGACGACGTTCGTTCCGGCCAACCGGTCTCGATCCGCTTTCCGGCTTTCGATGGCGGCACGACACCCGCCTGCCAGGGCACGGTGAAGTGGATTTCCGCGGACCTGATCAAGGACCAGCAGCGCCAGGTTTCGTATTTCTCGGCGCGCATCGGCGTCGAAAACAAGGCTGACTGCCTGACAGACGCCAAGGAGCTCAAGCCGGGGATGCCGGCCGAGGTCCATATCAGCACGGACCGGCACAGCGTCTGGTCTTATCTGCTGAAGCCGCTTACCGATCA